From a region of the Triticum aestivum cultivar Chinese Spring chromosome 7D, IWGSC CS RefSeq v2.1, whole genome shotgun sequence genome:
- the LOC123170666 gene encoding zinc finger MYM-type protein 1 translates to MLPKKHLSGCEKRNNKKRVDKLIKSQEGAMDMFVLRTGAATNSEQLYITNGEEKPDDTKNAVEENHVEKNNAAENDADQHTENFSDHENLGNADEQGSSFDIYDPRTWNILDNKSRDILIEKGPIREYNLVFPEDEISGRHFSYDYYTRKLRNGEFSDRRWLVYSKHVNKVYCFCCKLFKSGKSKSLLASEGLKDWRHLSEKLKLHENSVEHITNMNTWNEVRLRLSKKETIDKDMQQEIAREKERWRLVLIRIVAAVKFLAKHSLAFRGSNEKLYQDNNGNFLGVIEMMAEFDPVMQEHLRRIKNSEIHHHYLGHNIQNELISLLGRTVKYSLLRIIKDARYFSVILDCTPDVSHQEQMTLIVRCVNMSSTTTKIEEFFLEFLKVDDTSGLGLYNVLIDSLKSVGLDVKDVRGQGYDNGSNMKGKHQGVQSRLLETNPRALFMPCACHSLNLTLSDMAKSCGKAVTFFGVVQRIYILFSSSTKRWQLLLDHVPKMTVKSLCNTRWESRIKSVQAIRYQAPELRKALLELKRTSTDDAKTKSDAKSLASALEKFEFLLGMVIWHDILFTVNMVSKKLQSKFVCIDVTLKQIEGAISYFKKYRNDGFATSLDIARSIAIDMGVQPLFPVKRRITRKRQFDEISGNDENNQNEETQASEVESFRVKYFLVMIDVAIASLTTRFEELKTFGSIFGFLFNSKELKSLGDNDLRRCCTNFVNKFTHGKSADVDLDDFVSELKVLQMTLPNTFMSADQIFEFVRDADCYLNVSIAYRILLTVPVTVASAERSFSKLKLLKNYLRSTMSQERLNGLAMCCIEKNMLDSIDLDTLIGDFASKNARKSRFT, encoded by the coding sequence ATGTTACCTAAAAAACATCTATCTGGCTGTGAGAAaagaaacaacaagaaaagagtaGACAAGTTGATTAAATCTCAGGAAGGCGCTATGGATATGTTTGTCTTGAGGACTGGTGCTGCTACAAATTCAGAGCAATTATATATCACAAATGGTGAAGAAAAACCTGATGATACTAAGAATGCCGTTGAGGAAAATCATGTCGAGAAAAATAATGCTGCGGAAAATGATGCCGATCAGCACACGGAAAATTTTAGTGACCATGAGAATCTTGGAAATGCAGATGAGCAGGGTTCTTCTTTTGATATATATGATCCTAGAACTTGGAATATTCTTGACAATAAATCAAGAGATATTCTCATTGAAAAAGGACCTATAAGGGAATACAATCTTGTGTTTCCCGAAGATGAAATTAGTGGCAGGCATTTTTCATATGATTACTACACAAGAAAGTTAAGGAATGGCGAGTTCAGTGATCGGAGGTGGTTAGTGTACTCTAAACACGTGAATAAAGTCTACTGCTTTTGTTGCAAATTGTTTAAATCTGGAAAAAGCAAAAGTCTGCTAGCATCCGAGGGATTGAAGGATTGGAGACATCTTAGTGAGAAGCTCAAATTGCATGAGAATAGTGTTGAGCATATCACTAACATGAATACTTGGAATGAGGTAAGGCTGAGGCTAAGTAAGAAGGAAACAATTGATAAAGACATGCAACAAGAGATTGCAAGGGAGAAGGAGCGATGGAGACTTGTTTTAATTAGAATTGTTGCTGCTGTGAAATTTCTTGCTAAACATAGTCTGGCTTTTCGAGGATCGAATGAGAAATTATATCAAGATAACAACGGAAATTTTTTGGGAGTAATTGAAATGATGGCAGAATTTGATCCTGTAATGCAAGAGCATCTTCGGCGCATTAAGAATAGTGAAATCCATCATCATTATCTTGGCCATAATATTCAGAATGAGTTAATTTCCCTTCTTGGTCGCACTGTTAAATATTCTCTGTTGAGGATAATTAAGGATGCAAGGTATTTCTCTGTCATCTTGGACTGTACACCTGACGTGAGCCATCAAGAACAAATGACTCTAATTGTGAGGTGCGTAAACATGTCAAGTACTACTACAAAAATAGAGGAGTTTTTTCTGGAGTTCTTGAAGGTGGATGATACATCCGGACTTGGACTTTATAATGTGTTAATAGATTCACTTAAATCTGTTGGTTTGGATGTTAAAGATGTTCGTGGACAAGGGTATGACAATGGTTCGAACATGAAGGGAAAACACCAAGGGGTACAGAGCAGActacttgaaactaatccaagagCATTATTCATGCCATGCGCTTGTCATAGCCTGAACCTTACTCTTAGTGATATGGCAAAATCTTGCGGTAAAGCTGTTACCTTCTTTGGTGTTGTGCAAAGAATTTATATATTGTTTTCAAGCTCTACTAAAAGATGGCAGCTATTGCTTGATCATGTTCCAAAAATGACAGTTAAGTCTTTGTGTAACACTCGATGGGAGAGTCGAATAAAGAGTGTTCAGGCTATCAGATATCAAGCACCCGAGTTAAGAAAAGCATTACTGGAATTGAAGAGAACTTCTACCGATGACGCCAAGACTAAGAGCGACGCAAAATCTTTGGCTAGCGCacttgagaaatttgaatttttacTTGGCATGGTCATTTGGCATGACATTTTGTTCACTGTAAACATGGTGAGTAAGAAGTTGCAGTCTAAGTTTGTGTGCATTGATGTTACTCTTAAACAGATTGAAGGTGCCATCTCATATTTTAAGAAGTACAGAAATGACGGCTTTGCAACTAGTCTGGATATTGCGAGATCTATTGCAATTGACATGGGTGTACAACCTTTGTTTCCTGTCAAGAGACGTATTACTAGAAAAAGACAGTTTGATGAAATTAGTGGCAATGACGAAAATAACCAGAATGAAGAAACGCAAGCAAGTGAGGTGGAATCATTTAGAGTTAAATACTTTTTGGTGATGATTGATGTTGCAATTGCTTCCCTAACTACTAGATTTGAGGAACTGAAGACATTTGGGAGCATATTTGGTTTCTTGTTCAACTCGAAAGAGTTGAAGTCCTTGGGTGATAATGATCTAAGAAGATGTTGCACTAATTTTGTCAACAAATTCACTCATGGTAAGTCAGCAGATGTCGATCTAGATGATTTCGTTTCTGAACTAAAAGTACTGCAGATGACATTGCCAAACACATTCATGTCAGCGGATCAGATATTTGAGTTTGTTAGAGATGCGGATTGTTATCTAAATGTCTCAATTGCTTATCGTATCCTTTTGACCGTACCTGTGACTGTTGCATCAGCTGAAAGGAGTTTCTCAAAATTGAAACTATTGAAAAATTATTTGAGGTCAACGATGTCTCAAGAAAGATTGAATGGATTGGCCATGTGCTGCATTGAGAAGAATATGCTGGATAGTATTGATCTTGACACTCTCATTGGTGATTTTGCGTCAAAAAATGCACGAAAGTCTCGCTTCACATGA